The Clostridium septicum genome contains a region encoding:
- a CDS encoding MutS-related protein, translating into MNNREKFYKDNIEEGKVKEDKLKKDLYVFSVIRLVIVVLAICTTYLLYKKDMLLGIFLELIIYLCIFLVIAYFHNRKIECKRKNDIFIKVNEDGLKRLDGTWREFEDQGIEYLNEEHGFINDLDVFGRSSLFQLINTTKTKFGRKVLSEKLKLENLPTKSEVTKKQEGIKELAEKIQWRQKLIIESTFNKGGKNEVKELLNWAKGKTKIGYSLKVIPYIFITLTILSMLLVALKKIPFSYLILVFMTNYIVVKLLTKPLSDIIQLFHKHRNDIEAYCNILNLIDKEEFKSEILIELKSKIKNTDIDCCKEMKALKELVDWLGDSSSNAYYLIINVIMLSDTFILRNLESWRQRNGDYLENWLNVMGEFEALASISNLAYDFNKWNYPTILDDNEVYGKNIGHPMLGDRAKVNDFCLRGNEKVALITGSNMSGKSTFLRTLGINLVLSYIGSPTYSDEFNCGVFSIYTCMRTKDNLEESISSFYAEILRIKKVIEASKEGKRVFFLLDEIFKGTNSMDRHEGAKVLINQLVSLGGIGLVSTHDLELCELEKTKKWLVNYNFQEYYENEKIKFDYKLRVGRSTTQNAIHLMKLAGIDFNGN; encoded by the coding sequence ATGAATAATAGAGAAAAGTTTTATAAAGATAATATAGAAGAAGGAAAAGTAAAAGAAGATAAACTTAAAAAAGATTTATATGTGTTTTCAGTTATAAGACTTGTGATAGTTGTATTGGCAATATGTACAACATATTTACTTTATAAAAAGGATATGTTACTAGGTATATTCTTAGAGTTAATTATATATTTATGTATATTTCTTGTTATTGCTTATTTTCATAATAGAAAAATAGAGTGTAAAAGAAAAAATGATATTTTTATAAAAGTAAATGAAGATGGATTAAAAAGATTAGATGGAACGTGGAGAGAGTTTGAAGATCAAGGAATAGAATATTTAAATGAAGAACATGGGTTTATTAATGACTTAGATGTATTTGGAAGAAGTTCTTTATTCCAATTGATAAATACCACTAAAACAAAATTTGGTAGAAAAGTTTTATCTGAAAAATTAAAACTTGAAAATTTACCTACTAAATCAGAAGTTACTAAAAAGCAGGAAGGTATAAAAGAGCTTGCAGAAAAAATTCAATGGAGACAAAAGCTTATTATAGAATCAACTTTTAATAAAGGTGGTAAAAATGAAGTTAAAGAATTATTAAATTGGGCCAAGGGAAAAACTAAGATAGGATATTCATTGAAAGTTATTCCATATATATTTATAACATTGACTATATTATCTATGTTATTAGTAGCATTAAAAAAAATACCTTTTAGTTATTTAATTCTAGTATTTATGACAAATTATATAGTGGTAAAATTACTTACTAAGCCTTTAAGTGACATTATACAATTATTTCATAAGCATAGAAATGATATAGAAGCTTATTGTAATATATTAAATCTTATAGACAAAGAAGAATTTAAATCAGAAATATTAATAGAACTTAAATCAAAAATTAAAAATACTGATATAGATTGTTGTAAAGAAATGAAAGCTCTTAAAGAATTAGTAGACTGGTTGGGAGATAGTTCTTCAAATGCATACTATTTAATAATAAATGTGATTATGTTATCTGATACATTTATTTTAAGAAATCTTGAGAGTTGGAGACAAAGGAATGGAGATTATTTAGAAAATTGGCTTAATGTAATGGGTGAATTTGAGGCTTTAGCTAGTATATCTAATCTAGCATATGACTTTAATAAATGGAATTATCCAACTATACTAGATGATAATGAAGTTTATGGAAAAAATATAGGTCACCCAATGTTAGGGGATAGAGCTAAGGTCAATGATTTCTGTTTAAGAGGTAACGAAAAAGTAGCTTTAATTACAGGATCAAATATGTCAGGTAAAAGTACATTTTTAAGAACTTTAGGAATTAATTTAGTATTAAGTTATATCGGTTCACCAACTTATAGTGATGAATTTAACTGCGGAGTTTTTAGTATTTATACATGCATGAGAACCAAAGATAATTTAGAAGAAAGTATCTCATCTTTCTATGCAGAAATACTTAGAATAAAAAAAGTTATAGAGGCATCTAAAGAAGGTAAGAGAGTATTCTTTTTATTAGATGAGATATTTAAAGGAACTAATTCTATGGATAGACACGAAGGAGCTAAAGTGCTTATAAATCAACTTGTGAGCTTAGGAGGAATAGGATTAGTATCTACTCATGATTTAGAGTTATGTGAATTAGAAAAAACTAAAAAATGGCTTGTAAATTATAATTTTCAGGAGTATTATGAAAATGAGAAAATAAAATTTGATTACAAGCTGAGAGTTGGCAGAAGTACCACACAAAACGCTATTCATTTAATGAAATTAGCTGGAATAGATTTTAATGGTAATTAA
- a CDS encoding serine hydrolase, producing the protein MSRKNIISIILIICMAVSCTSCANKGSSKEEGLIKPIAIKGESIKSIGDKTRQINEEIRDIVGDDIDRMGLYYYDIKTGENIAINEDKVFRAASTTKVDLAMMVMDAMNRGELSPNDTFSYVEELDYEDGTGILQDLETIKPLTVMELIKLSIVYSDNIATNMLYRTTPYNRSDYIYKVTGIPCKKEINESTPKQQFLMLKKLYENNEKNPYYDKLIEFMKETEFHDRIDKDIPWEICAHKIGNNDMYIHDIGIIYTENPYILVVYTEDLGNEEYAMNVISDISKKIYEINQSN; encoded by the coding sequence ATGTCAAGAAAAAATATTATTTCAATTATTTTAATTATCTGTATGGCAGTTAGCTGTACAAGCTGTGCTAATAAAGGGAGCAGTAAAGAAGAGGGATTAATTAAACCAATAGCTATTAAAGGGGAATCTATTAAGTCTATAGGAGATAAAACTAGACAAATTAATGAAGAGATAAGAGATATTGTTGGTGATGATATAGATAGGATGGGATTATATTATTATGATATTAAAACTGGTGAGAATATAGCTATAAATGAGGACAAGGTGTTTAGAGCTGCTAGTACTACAAAAGTAGATTTAGCTATGATGGTTATGGATGCTATGAATAGAGGAGAATTATCTCCAAATGATACTTTTAGTTATGTAGAAGAGTTAGATTATGAAGATGGAACTGGAATACTTCAAGATTTAGAAACAATAAAACCGTTAACAGTTATGGAACTTATAAAATTATCAATTGTATATTCAGATAACATAGCAACTAATATGTTATATAGAACAACTCCATATAATAGATCAGATTATATATATAAAGTAACAGGAATACCATGTAAAAAAGAGATTAATGAGAGTACACCTAAACAGCAATTTTTAATGTTAAAGAAGCTTTATGAAAATAATGAAAAAAATCCTTATTATGATAAGTTAATTGAATTTATGAAAGAAACTGAATTTCATGATAGAATAGACAAAGATATTCCTTGGGAGATTTGCGCGCATAAGATAGGAAATAATGATATGTATATTCATGATATTGGAATTATATATACTGAAAACCCTTATATTTTAGTTGTGTATACGGAAGATTTAGGAAATGAGGAATATGCTATGAATGTAATTTCAGATATTTCAAAAAAAATATATGAAATAAACCAAAGTAACTAA
- a CDS encoding 3'-5' exonuclease, with translation MAFIIIDLEFNNLSGITKYYPNIYDEYANLKDIEVENEIIEIGAIKLDNYMKPLEEFKTYIKPTIFPILNPKVSEITNITDKDLQNGVSFKEGINNLRNIIEDGDIICSWAKDDIAQIISNAIYHKYDDLSWINNYLDIQEYSTKILAKKKVLSLKKALEELKIKIDKKNLHDALNDAIYTSFVFKRIYNSRIIRNYIIKDLYNMPVLEVKNLSDFNIDKSCVKEYCPKCKIKIDIEIPLKAMGWRFVSLGKCPKCNNRVINEVQVKKTISGKVVYKEISTIINEVEYMNYYYKINK, from the coding sequence ATGGCATTTATAATAATTGATTTGGAATTTAATAATTTAAGTGGTATTACTAAATATTATCCGAATATATATGATGAGTATGCTAATTTAAAAGATATAGAAGTAGAAAATGAGATAATAGAAATTGGGGCAATAAAGCTTGATAATTATATGAAGCCATTAGAGGAATTTAAAACATATATAAAACCAACAATTTTTCCAATTTTAAATCCAAAAGTATCAGAAATAACCAATATAACAGATAAGGATTTACAGAATGGAGTTTCTTTTAAAGAAGGTATTAATAATCTGAGAAATATAATTGAAGATGGTGATATTATATGTTCTTGGGCAAAGGATGATATTGCGCAAATAATAAGTAATGCTATATATCATAAATATGATGATTTAAGTTGGATTAATAATTATTTAGATATACAAGAATATTCAACTAAAATATTGGCTAAAAAGAAAGTATTGAGTTTGAAGAAGGCATTAGAAGAGTTGAAGATAAAAATAGATAAAAAAAACTTACATGATGCTTTAAATGATGCTATTTACACATCTTTTGTTTTTAAGAGAATATATAACTCTAGAATAATTAGGAATTATATAATTAAAGACCTATATAATATGCCAGTTTTAGAGGTTAAAAACTTAAGTGATTTTAATATTGATAAAAGTTGTGTAAAAGAATATTGTCCTAAATGTAAGATTAAAATTGATATTGAAATACCATTGAAAGCTATGGGTTGGAGGTTTGTATCTTTAGGTAAGTGTCCCAAATGTAATAATAGAGTAATAAATGAAGTGCAAGTTAAAAAAACAATAAGTGGAAAAGTAGTATATAAGGAGATTTCAACTATAATAAATGAGGTTGAATATATGAATTATTATTATAAGATTAATAAATAG
- a CDS encoding CBS domain-containing protein: protein MNIAFFLTPKNEVIYEYLDATMRQVIERMEHHGYTAIPLIDKGGKYVGTLTEGDLLWKLKNTPELNFKNTGSVKVTDIPRKRKHRSVSINSDVESLISLATTQNFVPVVDDEGTFIGIIKRSDIINYCYNEMKKEI, encoded by the coding sequence ATGAATATTGCGTTTTTTTTAACACCTAAGAACGAAGTTATATATGAATATTTAGATGCAACAATGCGACAAGTTATAGAAAGAATGGAGCATCATGGATATACAGCAATTCCTTTAATAGATAAGGGAGGAAAATATGTAGGTACACTTACAGAAGGTGATTTACTATGGAAATTAAAAAATACACCTGAGTTGAATTTTAAAAATACGGGGAGTGTAAAAGTAACAGATATACCTCGTAAAAGAAAGCATAGAAGTGTATCAATTAATTCAGATGTAGAAAGCTTGATATCACTTGCAACCACTCAAAATTTTGTTCCGGTTGTAGATGATGAAGGAACATTTATAGGTATAATAAAAAGAAGTGATATTATAAATTATTGCTATAATGAAATGAAAAAAGAAATATAG
- the yaaA gene encoding peroxide stress protein YaaA, whose protein sequence is MLVVISPAKTLDFDYININTPMSEPRFLAKSKVIMDELKKLDAYSLSKLMKISDKLATLNRDRFEEWTENLDKAKQCLLAFKGDVYRGLDVGSFTEEDLFYADGHLRILSGLYGVLRPFDGINPYRLEMGTKIKVKDEKDLYKFWGNDLRDSLIKELSNHSEKVLINLASQEYFKSVEGIENISDVRVITPIFKEWRNGKYKIISLNAKRARGLMTRYIIQNQIDNVEIIKDFSEEGYTFSEEMSEDNQWIFVRE, encoded by the coding sequence ATGTTAGTAGTTATATCTCCGGCGAAAACATTAGATTTTGATTATATAAATATTAATACTCCAATGAGTGAGCCGAGATTTTTAGCAAAATCAAAAGTTATTATGGACGAGCTAAAAAAGCTTGATGCTTATTCTCTGTCAAAATTAATGAAGATAAGTGATAAGTTAGCAACTTTAAATAGAGATAGATTTGAAGAATGGACTGAAAATTTAGATAAAGCAAAACAATGCTTACTTGCATTTAAGGGTGATGTATATAGAGGATTAGATGTAGGTAGTTTTACAGAAGAGGATTTATTTTATGCAGATGGTCATTTAAGAATATTATCAGGATTATATGGCGTTTTGAGACCTTTTGATGGAATAAATCCATATAGATTGGAAATGGGTACTAAAATAAAAGTTAAGGATGAAAAAGATCTCTATAAATTTTGGGGAAATGATTTAAGAGATTCTTTAATAAAGGAGTTATCTAATCATTCAGAGAAAGTACTTATAAATTTAGCGTCACAGGAGTATTTTAAGTCGGTTGAAGGTATAGAAAATATATCAGATGTAAGAGTTATTACACCTATTTTTAAAGAATGGAGAAATGGGAAATATAAAATAATATCATTAAATGCTAAAAGAGCTAGAGGATTAATGACTAGATATATAATACAAAATCAAATAGATAATGTAGAAATAATAAAAGATTTTTCAGAAGAAGGATATACTTTTAGTGAAGAAATGTCAGAAGATAATCAATGGATTTTTGTTAGAGAATAA
- a CDS encoding DUF1292 domain-containing protein, with the protein MANNSDFIKEELDHFGKIYTDLTYAISEISPFLDENELIKRKYYSKISILKTYIEKLNISKTKSQKKKLINFFSTNNSHEDLKIFKNDNRESFLQFENCSKCACLNCIRECEFKGCLGCRSNSYIKKCDKNKINIRKHKNFFLDLTNNNTGKSSKYNVLATLEDKQLDKLYIILENIEDNTDKYILYYYPSISSDEFGEITDTSEFDFIVNTFEQSDY; encoded by the coding sequence ATGGCTAATAACTCCGATTTCATAAAAGAAGAACTTGACCACTTTGGAAAAATATATACTGATTTAACTTATGCTATAAGTGAGATATCTCCTTTTTTAGATGAAAATGAATTAATTAAAAGAAAATATTATTCTAAAATAAGTATATTAAAAACTTATATAGAAAAGTTAAATATTTCTAAAACAAAGTCACAGAAAAAAAAATTAATTAACTTTTTTTCCACAAATAATTCACATGAAGATCTAAAAATATTCAAAAATGACAATAGAGAATCTTTTTTACAATTTGAAAATTGCTCTAAATGTGCTTGTTTAAACTGTATTAGAGAATGTGAATTTAAAGGTTGCTTGGGCTGTAGATCCAATTCTTATATAAAAAAGTGCGATAAAAATAAAATCAATATAAGAAAACATAAAAATTTCTTTTTAGATTTAACTAATAATAATACAGGAAAATCAAGCAAATATAATGTTTTAGCTACACTTGAAGATAAACAATTAGATAAATTATATATCATTCTAGAAAATATAGAGGATAATACTGATAAATATATACTTTATTACTATCCATCAATTTCATCTGATGAATTTGGAGAAATAACAGATACCTCTGAGTTTGATTTTATAGTTAATACATTTGAACAATCTGATTATTAA
- a CDS encoding PspA/IM30 family protein, whose amino-acid sequence MGIFNRMSNMFKSKVNSTLDELENPIELLDQKIRDMENQLNKAKLNSAQIIGNAHEIKRKLEATELEVNDLESKVKLALSKGNEDLAKRALAKKIETEKKYKSLKETYEAARNQADSIKKNLSELENEIIKTRSYRDEAAARFSNAEASKKVNEVLANVQTKSNSIKIDDIERKIQKQEALAKGLGELKNTDTFESEFEALDSVDLDLELEKYKNS is encoded by the coding sequence ATGGGAATTTTTAATAGAATGTCAAATATGTTTAAATCAAAGGTAAACTCAACTTTAGATGAGTTAGAAAATCCAATTGAGTTACTTGATCAAAAAATTAGAGATATGGAAAATCAACTTAATAAAGCAAAGTTAAATTCTGCTCAAATTATCGGTAATGCTCATGAAATTAAAAGAAAGTTGGAAGCTACTGAATTAGAGGTTAATGATTTAGAATCAAAAGTTAAACTAGCATTATCTAAAGGAAATGAAGATTTAGCTAAGAGAGCTTTAGCTAAAAAAATAGAAACCGAAAAGAAATATAAAAGCTTAAAGGAAACTTATGAGGCCGCAAGAAATCAAGCTGATTCTATAAAGAAAAACTTATCTGAGTTAGAAAATGAAATAATTAAAACTAGAAGTTATAGAGATGAAGCAGCTGCAAGATTTAGTAATGCTGAAGCAAGTAAAAAAGTAAATGAGGTTCTTGCAAATGTTCAAACTAAATCAAATTCAATTAAAATAGATGATATAGAAAGAAAGATACAAAAGCAAGAGGCTTTAGCTAAAGGCTTAGGTGAACTTAAAAATACTGATACTTTTGAAAGTGAATTTGAAGCTTTAGATTCTGTTGATTTAGATCTAGAGCTTGAAAAATATAAAAATTCTTAA
- a CDS encoding IS6 family transposase, which yields MSKTNIKCPRCNSDKLYKFGMNKQAKQKYQCKQCKRQFVLGDGDGRPKLNNPKCPRCGKGTYLHHAYKHYNRYKCNNKKCNHIIVKHHTTNIDTASSELVSGSLSMKGMRFPLHVILTALTLYFLNNSSTRAISQFLMINSGIKVSHVTIASWTNKFAPFFKQKADKFKASLNLQSDDWHADETVVFINGERYYLWLAIDSETRFILAFHLTKSRSSDSAYALVNEAKKFGEPANFITDRLPSYNEAVATLLPNTTHIPVAPMSSDTNNNLIESFNKTFKAWYKTKKGFNSFQKANNLIYLFIFHYNFIRPHGSLNNCTPAEVAGFASDSFAKNSWFSAS from the coding sequence ATGAGCAAAACTAATATAAAATGCCCACGCTGTAATTCTGATAAACTATATAAGTTTGGTATGAATAAGCAGGCTAAACAAAAGTATCAATGTAAGCAGTGTAAGCGCCAATTCGTCCTAGGCGACGGTGACGGACGTCCTAAACTAAATAATCCTAAATGTCCTAGATGCGGTAAGGGAACTTACTTACATCATGCATATAAACATTACAATCGCTATAAGTGCAATAACAAGAAGTGTAATCACATAATAGTAAAACATCACACCACCAATATTGATACAGCTTCTAGTGAATTAGTTAGTGGTTCCCTTTCAATGAAAGGAATGCGTTTTCCGCTACATGTAATACTAACTGCATTAACACTATATTTTTTAAATAATTCATCAACAAGAGCCATTTCTCAATTCTTGATGATTAACTCTGGAATTAAAGTATCTCATGTCACGATAGCCAGTTGGACTAATAAATTTGCACCTTTCTTTAAACAAAAGGCTGATAAATTTAAAGCTAGTTTAAACTTACAATCTGACGATTGGCACGCTGATGAAACAGTAGTATTTATTAATGGTGAAAGATACTACCTTTGGTTAGCTATTGATTCAGAAACTAGATTTATTTTAGCATTTCATTTAACTAAATCTAGAAGTTCTGATTCAGCATACGCATTGGTAAATGAAGCTAAAAAATTTGGTGAACCAGCTAATTTTATAACTGATAGATTACCTTCATATAATGAAGCCGTGGCTACGCTATTGCCCAATACAACTCATATTCCTGTAGCTCCAATGTCTAGTGATACAAATAATAATTTAATTGAATCATTTAATAAAACATTTAAAGCCTGGTATAAAACCAAGAAAGGATTCAACTCTTTTCAAAAAGCTAATAACCTTATATATTTATTTATCTTTCACTATAACTTTATTAGACCACATGGATCATTAAATAACTGTACTCCAGCAGAAGTTGCCGGCTTCGCCAGCGATAGCTTTGCTAAAAACTCTTGGTTTTCAGCATCTTAA
- the rpsA gene encoding 30S ribosomal protein S1, protein MINEANENSMKDLLNDFDVKRINKGDILEGRVIDVNDKEVTVNINYAFDGIISKEELTATFENPCDIVKQGDNIKVYVISPNDGEGYVLLSRIKALAISEKEDLIKAFKNKEAINIRIKEEVKGGLVGYYGSIRVFIPASLVSRERVELKQFIGKDLEVKLTEVDFKNRRVVASRRVIEEAIYEENKKKIWSSLKSGEKRNGVVKKILKVGAIVDIGGITGLIHINDLAWGRVNKVEDIVKVGDKVEVVIGEIDKSKERVSLILKDVNSDPWIVNTTGLKTGDILSGKVVKFLSFGAFVEIYPGVEGLVHLSEITEDNIAKPSDVLSIGQEVKVKVLDYNKENKKISLTIKDAEEKSKEYLKYNDSDEGVSLGDLFKGMFDK, encoded by the coding sequence ATGATTAATGAAGCAAACGAAAACTCAATGAAAGATTTACTAAATGATTTTGATGTAAAGAGAATAAATAAAGGTGATATATTAGAAGGAAGAGTTATAGATGTTAATGATAAAGAAGTAACAGTAAATATTAATTATGCTTTTGATGGTATTATATCAAAAGAGGAATTAACAGCGACTTTCGAAAACCCATGTGACATAGTAAAACAGGGAGATAATATAAAAGTATATGTTATTTCACCAAATGATGGGGAAGGATATGTATTACTTTCTAGAATAAAGGCTTTAGCTATCTCAGAAAAAGAAGACTTAATAAAAGCTTTTAAAAACAAAGAAGCTATAAATATAAGAATAAAAGAAGAAGTTAAAGGTGGATTAGTTGGATATTATGGTTCTATTAGAGTATTTATACCAGCATCTTTAGTATCAAGAGAAAGAGTAGAATTAAAACAATTTATAGGAAAAGATTTAGAAGTTAAACTTACAGAGGTTGATTTTAAAAATAGAAGAGTAGTTGCATCAAGAAGAGTTATAGAAGAAGCTATATACGAAGAAAATAAGAAAAAAATATGGAGTTCTCTTAAATCAGGAGAAAAAAGAAATGGTGTAGTTAAAAAAATATTAAAGGTTGGAGCTATTGTTGATATTGGAGGAATAACAGGACTTATTCATATTAATGATTTAGCTTGGGGAAGAGTAAATAAAGTTGAAGATATAGTTAAGGTAGGAGATAAGGTTGAAGTTGTAATAGGAGAAATAGATAAAAGTAAAGAGAGAGTATCTTTAATTCTAAAAGATGTTAATAGTGATCCTTGGATAGTAAACACAACTGGTTTAAAGACAGGAGATATTTTATCAGGAAAAGTAGTTAAATTCCTTTCATTTGGAGCGTTTGTTGAAATATATCCAGGGGTAGAAGGGTTAGTTCATTTAAGTGAAATAACAGAAGATAACATAGCAAAACCATCAGATGTTTTATCAATTGGTCAAGAAGTTAAGGTTAAGGTACTAGATTATAATAAAGAAAATAAAAAGATTTCTTTAACTATAAAAGATGCAGAAGAAAAATCAAAAGAATATCTTAAGTATAATGATAGTGATGAAGGAGTTTCATTAGGGGATTTATTTAAAGGTATGTTTGATAAATAA
- the pyk gene encoding pyruvate kinase, producing MQKTKMIFTIGPASDNEETLKEFIKIGMSAARLNFSHGTHETHKEKIELLKKVRKEMNSPTAIILDIKGPKIRTHNFINDGAELHIGDEFTFVCGEEILGNNERCSISYSELYKDVEVGGEILVDDGLLRFEIINIEEKQIKCKIIVGGIIKNHKGVNVPNVSINLPAITEKDKEDLIFGCENKIDFVAASFIRKASDIEDVRNVLKNNGGDYIQIIAKIENQEGVNNIDSIIEAADGIMVARGDMGVEIPIERVPIIQKNIIRKCNEAGKIVITATQMLDSMIRNSLPTRAEACDICNAIFDGTDAIMLSGESASGNYPIEAASTMSKIAKETEDHLDYNYLNKRLKEPALYAFSEAISYSACRTSNLLNSKAVVAATTSGATAKLISKYRPKCPIIAITPHEEVLRGLNLNFGIFPKLCKVFSTTDDILLEAKKVAKNLSFANEGDEIIVAAGMPTIQTGGTNMLKIEKV from the coding sequence ATGCAAAAGACTAAAATGATTTTTACAATTGGTCCTGCCAGTGACAATGAAGAAACTTTAAAAGAATTTATCAAAATCGGTATGAGTGCCGCTAGATTAAATTTTTCTCATGGAACTCATGAAACTCACAAGGAAAAAATCGAACTTTTAAAAAAAGTTCGTAAAGAAATGAATTCTCCAACAGCAATAATTTTAGATATAAAAGGTCCTAAAATTAGAACCCATAATTTTATAAATGATGGAGCTGAACTTCATATTGGTGATGAGTTTACCTTTGTATGTGGTGAAGAAATTTTAGGAAACAACGAAAGATGTTCTATTTCTTATTCAGAATTATATAAAGATGTCGAAGTTGGAGGAGAAATTTTAGTAGACGATGGCCTTTTAAGATTTGAAATTATTAATATAGAAGAAAAACAAATTAAATGTAAAATTATAGTAGGTGGAATTATTAAAAACCATAAGGGAGTAAATGTTCCAAATGTTAGTATAAATCTACCTGCAATAACTGAAAAAGATAAAGAAGATTTAATTTTTGGTTGTGAAAATAAAATAGATTTTGTTGCTGCATCATTTATTCGTAAAGCATCTGATATTGAAGATGTAAGAAATGTATTAAAAAATAATGGTGGAGATTATATCCAAATAATAGCTAAAATAGAAAATCAAGAGGGTGTAAATAATATAGATTCTATTATTGAAGCTGCAGATGGTATCATGGTTGCAAGAGGCGACATGGGAGTTGAAATACCTATAGAGCGTGTTCCTATTATACAAAAAAATATAATAAGAAAATGTAATGAGGCTGGTAAGATAGTAATTACAGCAACTCAAATGTTAGACTCTATGATTAGAAACTCATTACCTACTCGTGCAGAAGCTTGTGATATTTGTAATGCTATATTTGATGGAACTGATGCTATAATGTTAAGTGGAGAAAGTGCTAGTGGAAACTATCCGATAGAAGCAGCAAGTACAATGTCAAAAATAGCTAAAGAAACTGAGGATCATTTAGATTATAATTACTTAAATAAAAGATTAAAAGAACCTGCTTTATATGCTTTTTCAGAGGCTATAAGCTATTCTGCATGTAGAACTTCAAATTTACTTAATTCTAAAGCAGTGGTTGCAGCTACTACAAGTGGAGCAACAGCAAAACTAATATCCAAGTATAGACCTAAATGTCCAATTATAGCTATAACACCTCATGAGGAAGTTCTTCGTGGATTAAATTTAAATTTCGGAATTTTCCCTAAACTATGTAAAGTATTCTCAACTACTGATGATATTTTATTAGAAGCAAAAAAAGTTGCTAAAAATTTATCTTTTGCAAATGAAGGTGATGAGATTATTGTAGCTGCTGGTATGCCAACAATCCAAACTGGTGGTACAAATATGTTAAAAATAGAAAAAGTCTAA